A region of the Geomonas subterranea genome:
CCCACGTGCCTCATCAGGGGTCAATTCGCCAAAGGCCCCCACCTTGGCCTTACGGGTGACGTATTTGCCCTTTGCCGGGTCCATTACGTCCGCCTGGACGTAGAACACGCGGGCCCCCTTCTGCTTCACTCCTCCCTTATCCAGGAAGTCGGCGGACACCCTCAGCAAGAAGCCCCTCAACTCCGTATCGAAATAATCAACCCTCCCCAATTCCGGCGGCACGATCTGCCTTATCTCTCGCAACGTCAGGTTGATCTTCGGCATGGCACCCTCTCCTTTTCCTACCCACGATCCCAAACCAGCAAGGCGGGTAGGACATGGGTAGGTCGAGAATTAAAAAAACCGCTAAAGCTGTATTAAACCTTAGCGGTCCATCGGGTGGAAAGTCAACCATAAATTATTGATATTATGAATGTTTATCAACACATATCAATATGAATAAATCATTTTATGACCAAAGGCCCCTTCTGCAGCCTCTTATAGTAGAAGTTTTGGCCGTAGAGTACGGCGGCGGGGTTGTGGCCGGTGACGCGGTCTTTCACCACCAGCGTGGTCACCGGGGCCTTGGAGTACTTGTTGAAGAGCATGTCGTGGCCGACGCACAGGCCGACGATCATGTTCATGTCGGTGTCGAGACCGTTGCAGATCTCCGCCTGCGCGATGGGATTGCATGCAGGCTCGAAGGTTCCCGGCCGGACCTTGTCGCTCTCTGCGAGCCCCAACTCCTTCTTGTCGATGCTTCCGGCCTTGCAGCAGACGCTGAAGGGTGTGAACCCCTGGGCCTTCAGGATGGCGACCAGCCGCTCGCACTCGTCGAGAAGGCCGATACAGGTGGCGATACCGATCCTCTGGTATCCCATGAGCTTGGCGAAGGCGATGGTGTCTTCGACCCGGGTCCAGCGCGCGTTGACCGCGTCGCTGCCGGGGATGGGCTGGTAGCAAAGCCCCTCCACGCGGGCCGCCACGAAAGCCATCTTGGCGTCCTCGCTCTCCCCTTTCATCAGTTCCGCCGTTTCCTTTACCACGGCGGCGTGCCCGTCCGCCGGACAGTTCCCGGGTCTCGCGGGCGCCGTGGCCGGGTCGCCGCTCCAGCAGTTGGTGGTCCCTTTCTTCTGCCAGACGGCGCTGCAGCTCGCACAGGTTACTTCGGCGTATTCCTTTTCCATGTCCCCCTCCTTTCAGGCTCCCATCAAAGACTTTCAACGCGAAGGCGCCCAGCCGCAGAGGCGCAAAGCGGCAAACGGTTGACTTCATTCGCGTGATGCACTATCTGCCGCTCCCCCCTTTGCAGCGTTCATCCGGATTCCGGAGAAGCGGATACCATTGATTGCCCGCGACGCGCAGCGCCTTTGCGTCAAGGGAATTACAGGGCTGGTTCCTGGATCAACACGTAGGGAGAGATGATCAGGCAGTTGAAGATCTTCCCCTTCTCGGCGTCCCACTTCTGTATCTGCTCGCCGCTCGGCTTGGTCAACAGGGCAGAGGAAAGCCAGCGCTGCACCTTCTGCACGTCATCCACCGCGAGCGCCGCCCCCACCTCGGCCAGCTCCAGCAGCGGGTCCACCACGACAACGCCGCCCCGCTCGAGGTGCGCCCTGAGCGAGAGCCAGTCGGCGATATCCACCTTGGTGGCCAGTTCCTCCCTGGTTTCGGTCATCGGTAACTCCTATTCGAAAGATTTCTTGAAATCGGCGATGGTCTGGCGCAGGGCCGCAACCTCCTCGCGCAGGCCGGCAACCTCCTGCTCGAGCTCCGCGATCCGTTTGCTGTCCGCGCCACCCCTCGTGCCTTCCGGCGCAGCCGCCAATTCTGCGAGATCCGGCTCCCCCGACAGGAGCTGGCAGTAACGCGGCTCCTTGCGCCCGGGCTGAACCGGCAGACGTGTCACCAGCGGAGGCGTCCTCTCCATCAGGTCTTGCAGCACCGCCTCGACCTCGGCAAGGTCGGCGAAGCTGTGCATCCGCTCTCCGCGGGTCCGCAGCTCCCCCACGGTCTGAGGGCCGCGCAGCATCAGCTCGCACAGAATCGCGAGCTCCGCGGGGGTGAACCGGAACTTCTCCACCAGTGCGTGACGGTACTTGGACACCCTGCCGCCGGCACCCGAGAGAAGGGCGAACTGCTTGAAGCGCAGGCTGTCGAGGGCGGCGGTCACCTCGGCCTCGTCCAGGTTCGTGACCGGGTCGCGGTTCGATTTCTGGTTGCAGGCGTTCACCAGCGCGTTGAGGGAAAGGGGGTAATACTCAGGCGTGGTAAGCTCCTTCTCGATGAGCGAACCAAGCACTCTCACTTCGATGGCGTTAAGCGTCACATCCATGGGAAAGCTCCTTTATCCGGGGGCTTCAAATTGTCAATAGAACAACCGGCACGGCACGTTATGCCATGCATGGGCCAGAAAGCCGCTCCAACTTACTAGATTCGCGGACCGGGTTCAACGTAAAAAGAGCGGTTGCCACAGCCAAGACTCTTCTGTTGTATAACATTATTTTATTTGTTATGGTATTGAGCAGTTGACGCTGTAACAATGCATAACCACTCAAGGAGATTACATGGCGGCTACCCTGGACCTGAAGAAGATCAACAAGACCATCAAGATTTTCGCCGTGGCGCAGTTCGGGCTGATCGCCATCCTGATCTACACGGCGGTCAATTTCCAGCAGCGGCTGCAGGCGTTGGGCAGGGGATATCGCTTCATGAACGGCGTGGTCTACGCCTTCGTGATCCAGCTGTTGCTTTTCTACCCGATCTTCAGGTTCGCCTCCAAGGAGGCCGACCGCGACTTCACCTTCATCGGGAAGGTGCCGACCCAGGAGGAGACCAAGGAGTTCACCAAGAAGAAACGGTGGGCGGATGTCACCAAGATATCCGTCATGGGCTTCTATTTCATCTTCGCGCTGGCCGCCCCGCGGGACCCCTTCATTCTCAGCGTCATCATCTACAGCTTCCTGCTCACCGTTCTCACCTACCTGCAGTGCTACAGCTTCACGGTGAAGAAACTCTCCAAGGCAGCCTGATGCTGCGCGCAGAGGGCGCGGACGAGGAACCGCACCAACCGGGCCAGCCGGCGTTATGGTGCAATGCCAAAGAAAAAAGTGGACGTGGTGAAATTTTGCTGGACTAGCGGGTGCCGTCCCACGTACCATCCCTGACATAGCCAAAAGCTAGAAATCAAACCAATAGAAGGAACCGAGTAAAAATGGCAATTGCAAAGCAAGGCGACAAAGTACGTATCAACTTCACCGGCACCCTCGAGGACGGCACCATCTTTGACACCACCCTCAAGGATACCGGTTGCTGCGATGACGACGATTGCGGCTGCGGCGATGACGGCTGCGATGACGACAGCTGCGGCTGCGGCGGCGAAACCGGTCCGATGGAAATCACCATCGGCAACGAAGACTTCTTCCCCCAGATCGAAGCGGCCCTGGTAGGCATGGCGCCGGGCGAGAAGAAGACCGTGGTGATCCCGGCCGAGGACGCCTTTGGCGAATACGATGAGGACGAGGTGTTCGCCATCAGCCGCGAGCAGCTGACCGGCGACATCGTTCCGGAAGTCGGCATGGAGCTCGAACTGACCGGCGACGACGACGAGCCCGTCGACGTGGTCGTGGTCGAGGTCAACGAGACCTCCATCGTGGTCGACGCCAACCATCCGCTGGCCGGCGAAGACATCAGCTACGAAGTCGAGCTGGTGGAGATCCTCTAGATAAACATCCCTCTTTGCTGGGGTGAGCCACTCTCTCGTCCCCTCCCCCGGAGGGGGAGGGACAGGGAGGGGGCTTCCACATTCCAGCTTCCCCCTCCCAACCTCCCCCCTCCGGGGGGAGGAGCATGACACGAGGCCACCTCGCCTGGCAAAGACGGTATTCCTGATCGAGATGCAAACGTCAGAAGCATTCATTCCCGCCGGCTATCCGCAATCCAAGCACGTGCTCCCCTGGAACCCCGGGGAGAAGCCGATCATGCTCGCCCCCATGCAGGGGCTCACCAACCGCGCGCTGCGTGAGCTGTTCACCACCTGGGTGCGCCCGGACGTCGTGTGGACCGAGTTCATGCGGGTCAATTCCCAGTCGGAGAAGAAGCTACTGATGCCGGGGGACGTGCGCGAGTGCGCCGCCGAGGAGAACGGGGTGCCGCTGGTGGTCCAGCTGATCGGGCACGGCAGGGACGCCCTGGTTGCAGCGGCGAGGACGGCCCAAAAGGCGGGCGCGATCCACATCAACCTGAACATGGGCTGCCCCTACGGCCGCATGACCAGCGGGCTTACCGGCGGCGGGATGCTGAAGCGCCCGGAACTGCTGGAAGAGATCATACCGGCGCTGCGCGAGGAGATCCGCGGCTCCTTCTCGGTCAAGATCCGCGCCGGCTACGACGACCCGCGGCAGATCTTCACGCTCTTGCCGCTCTTCGAGCGGGCGAAGGTCGACTTCCTGGTGCTGCACCCGCGCACGGTGCGCCAGGCCTACGACGGCTTCGCCGACCACGCGGTGACAGCCGAGGTGATCAAAGAGACCTCCATTCCCGTCATCGCCAACGGCGACATCAGGAACGCCGCCTCTGGCCTTGGGATCCTGGAACAAACGGGTGCGGCGGGGCTCATGCTTGGCCGGGGCGGGATCGGGGAGCCGATGCTTTTCGAGCGGCTGCGCGGCCGCGCCGCCGCGAACCCTGACGTGACCGAGAGACGCGCCATGCTGCACCGCTACCTCAGCGACCTGCTCCCCCTTTACGGGAAACTCTTCTGCGGCGACATGCAGGTACTGGGGAAGATCAAAGGTGTCGTTTCCAACGTGGAGGACCACGAGTTGGAGCGCGAGCTGAAGCAGTTGAAGCGCGCCAAGAACCTGCACTCCTTCCGCGCCGCCGTGGAAGACCTGGTCCCCTAGCCCCTAGTCCCTGTCTCCTAGTCCCTGTCTCCTAGTCCCTGTCTCCTAGCCCCTGCCTCTCCCCCCGTCGTCCCCACCCTTTACCCGCTTTTCTCCCAGTAATCCCTGGCGAAGAAAAACAGCGCCGCCGCCACGGCCTGGATTCCCACCGGAACCAGGAAGGCGGAATGGAACGCCTGTACCGTCGCCTCCGGCGTGGTCTTCCCCACCGCGTCGATCACCATCCCCATGATCTGCTGCACCGAGGCGGCTCCCAAAAGCACGAAGAGGTTGATCGAGGTGAGCGCCGTACCGACGATGGATACCGGGAACATGGAGCGGTTGATGGGGTAGATCATGACGCCGCTCGACACGGCAAGCCCCAGGCAGAAGAAGTACGTGCCCAGAAGCCACAGGGGGAACTGGTCGATAGTCCCCTGGAAGCCGACCATCAGGATCAGCAGCAGGACCTGCCCCCAGAGAAAGGTCTTTTTGTAGGAATGAAGGATCTTCCGCGCGATGGTGTCGATGACGAGGCTGCCGCAGATGAAGCCTATCGAGGTGAACATCAGCATGCGCCCGGTCTCCTCGCGCGACAGCTTGCGCACCTCCATCAGGTACGGCCCCCCCCATAGTCCCTGCACGGCCAGGTAGCAGCCGTACCAGGCGAAGGCGAGTCCCGCCAGGAGCCAGAAGTCCCGGTTGGTGGTGATCCGCTTCCACGCCTCCAGCATCCCCATCTTCGCCGGCGCCGGTTCGCCTTCCTCCATTTCCGGAGCAGCCGCCGGACGGTCCCGCACCAGCAAAAAGACGAGCACCGTGGCCAGGGCCTGCATCACACCGATGGTGAGGAACGAGTTGCGCCAGCCGATCCAGGCGACCGCCAGGGCGAGCGGGGCCGTGCCGGCCAGATTCCCCATGTTTCCCACCGCGACCATGAGGCCGGAGACCCTGCCGAACTCCTGCTTGGTGAACCAGTGGCTGAAGAGGCTGAAGGTCGCCATCAATACGGAGGCGGTCCCGATCCCGATGAGGATGCGGGCGACGAGTGCCTGCCCCATGGTGCCGGCCTGCGAGAAGAGGATCCCCCCGATGGCGGTCAGCACCCCGCAGCCGCTGATCACCAGGCGGCTTCCCAGCCGGTCGATCATCGGCCCCAGCGGGACCTGCGCCGCCGCGTAGACGTAGAAAAGGATGCTGGAGAGCGAACCGAGTTGCGCCGGGGTGAGGTTCAGGTCGTGGGAGACGTCCTTGGCGACCACGGCAAGGGAAACGCGGTAGAAGTAAACCAGGATGTAGATCAGGGACAGGATGAAAAAGATTAACCAGCGCTGACGGCGCTGACGTGCATCGATCATGTATACAACCCTCCGCCGCGCACTCTAACACAGCGCCTGGTCAAACTCAACCAAGCGCGCGAAATCACATGCGCCTTGTGGACAAAGCGTTTTCGGGTACTCTCTTACAGGCTGTCTCAGTGGATGGCAGATAGTGCACAGATGGCAAGCCGGAGACAGAAACTATCACCACGCCTGTAGGGGCGAATGAATATTCGCCCAGCCGCCGGCGCCCAACCAGCGTCAATGGCTACCTGGACTGGGCTGCCACTGGGGCGAATGATTATTCGCCCCTACATTTACCCAAAAAGATTGGCACCTGCTCCGCCCTTCCCGGAAAAGGGAGCCCCCCAATGGAGGACATGACATGTTCCTGGAAAGCGACATCAAACTGGGATTCAGCGACGTATTGATCCGCCCCAAGAGATCCAACCTGAAGAGCAGGGCCCAGGTCGACCTGCAGCGGCACTTCAGGTTCCTGCACAGCAAGTACGATTGGAGCGGCATCCCGGTGATCGCCGCCAACATGGACACCACCGGCACCTTCGAGGTGGCGGACCGGCTGGCCGAGCACGGCATGCTGACCGCGCTGCACAAGCACTACAGCGTGGCGGAGTGGGACGCCTGGCTCACCAACCACAACCAGGGCGACGACATCTACAACCGCATCATGGTCAGCACCGGCACCTCCGACAGCGACTACGAGAAATTCTCCGCCATCATCGCCAACCATCCCAAACTGCAATTCATCTGCATCGACGTCGCCAACGGCTACGCTGAGAGCTTCGTCGAATTCGTGCAGAAGGTGAGGGACACCTTCCCGGACAAGACCATCGTCGCGGGAAACGTGGTCACGGGTGAGATGGTCGAGGAGTTGCTCCTTTCCGGCGCGGATATCGTCAAGGTAGGGATCGGCCCCGGCTCGGTCTGCACCACACGCGTCAAGGCCGGGGTCGGCTATCCGCAGCTCTCCGCGGTGATCGAGTGCGCCGACGCCGCGCACGGGCTAGGTGGAAGGATCGTTTCCGACGGTGGCTGCACCTGCCCGGGTGACGTCGCCAAGGCCTTCGGCGGCGGCGCCGACTTCGTCATGCTGGGGGGGATGCTCGCCGGCCACGACGAGAGCGGCGGTCAAATCGTGGAACGCGGCGGGCGGCAGTTCAAGCTCTTCTACGGTATGAGTTCGACGACGGCCATGGACAAGCACTCCGGAGGCGTGGCGCATTACCGGGCCTCGGAGGGAAAAACGGTGGAAGTCCCTTACCGCGGCCCGATTGACGAGACGGTGCGCGATATACTCGGGGGCGTCCGTTCCGCGTGCACCTACGTGGGCGCGGCGGCGCTCAAGGAGTTGACCAAGCGCACCACCTTCATCAGGGTGCAGGAACAGGAGAACAGGATCTTCGGGTAGGCTTCGTTGCTTCCACTTGCGAGAAGGGGATGACGCAGCATGGACCCGGGTAAGAAGCTCTTCCAGGCATGAAGCGTCGGCCCACTCCCCCCTCTCCCCCGGGAGAGGGTCGGGGTGAGGGCTTTTGCGGTGGAGAGGGAACAACTGGAGCGTCACTTCCCGGACAACCCCTCCACTGCCACCTTCATGCGCCTGAGCGCCTCCTTCAACAGTTCCCGGCGGCAGCCGAAGTTGAGCCTCACGTAGCCGTGAAGACCGAAATCGCTCCCACCTGAAAGGCCTACCCCGGCATCCTCGAAGAAGCGGACCGGGTCGGCGATCCCGGTCGCACGCACATCGATCCAGGAAAGGTAAGTTGCTTCGACCCGCGCCACGTAAAGCCCGAGTGCCGTCAATTCCCGTTCCACCAAGTCCCGGTTGCCACGCAGGTACTCCAGAAGTTCCTGGCGCCATTCCTCGCCATGTCTGTATGCCGCCTCGGCGGCGGTGTACCCCAAGAGATTGACGTGCGGCACGATGCGCCCCATCGCTTTCCTGAAGGCACGGCGCAGCGCGTCGTCGGAAATGACGGCGAACGAGCAGCCAAGCCCCGGCACATTATAAGTCTTGCTGGGCGCCATCAGCGTGATGGTGCGCCGGCTGTATTCCGGGGAGAGGGACGCGATCGGGATGTGCCGCACGCCCGGCTCCAGGACCAGCCCCGCGTGGATCTCGTCACTGCAGATCACCAGGTCATGCCGCGCCGCGAACTCCCCCAGCGCCGTCAGCTCCTCATGCGTCCAGACCCTCCCTACCGGGTTGTGCGGGCTGCACAAGAGGAGCTGTCTCGTCCTCGGAGTCACCGCTGCCTCCAGCGCGTCCAGGTCCACACCCCACCGGCCGGCCGCACAGACAAGCGGCACGTTGATCGCGTTGCGGCCGGAGAGAGGGGGGGCTGACATGAAGGGCGGGTAGACCGGGGTGAAGGTGATGACGTCGTCGCCCGCCTTCCCCACCGCGCGGCAGCTCACGTTGAGCCCGGTTACGAGCCCCGGCAGCCAGGTGATCCACTCCTTGCGGATCTGCCAGCCGAATTCCGCCTCCAGCGAGTCGATTACCGCCTGCGCCAGCCCCTCCGGCGGCGCCGTGTAGCCAAATACCCCGTGCTCCACCCGCTCGTGCAGCGCCTGTATGATGGCGGGGGGCGAGCGGAAATCCATGTCGGCCACCCACAAAGGTATGATGTCGCGGTCGCGGTACTTGTCCCACTTTTCGCTCGCGGTCCCGCGCCGGTCGATGATCTCGTCGAAACCGGACTTCTTTTGCGTCATGTAAGCTCCCATACGGTCAGTTCGGAAATGCCGTGCTGGAACTTGCGACGCGTCTCCCGTATCACGAACGGGACGTCGCGCGGCTCGCCCAGCATACGGAAATGCGGCGACAGCTCGGCCTTCAAAGCGTCCAGTGTCCAGACCGGCTCGCCCGCCTCCCGATACCCTCCCAGCCACTCCTCTTTCTTGGTGTACTCCTCGACCCAGGTATAGGGGGAAACCAGCACCAGAAGCCCGCCCGGGTTGATCCGGCCGCGGATGGACGTAAGGAAGCGGCGCGGCGAGTAAAGCCGGTCCAGGATGTTGGCGGCGAGCACCAGGTCGTAGCCGGCGAACTTGTCCGGCAGGTTGCAGGCGTCCCCCTGGTAGAACTGCACCCGGTCCCGCAGGGCGGCAAGCCCCAGCTCCTCCAGGCTCAGCTCATGGTAGGAGACGATCTCCCCCTCTTCGGGAAGGGCGTAGCGCAGGTATCCTTCCTCCTGCATCCGAGCCGCCAGCCGGAAGAACCTGCTGGAGAAGTCGATTCCCGTCACCCTGTCGAAGCCCCGCGCCAGCTCGAAACTCCCCCGTCCCAGGGCGCAGCCAAGATCGAGGGCATGTCCCCTGGCGCGCCCGGATGTTACCTCCAAACATATGTCCGCGCAAGCCTTGGCGAAGTTGGGGACCCCGAAATGCTCCGGTCCGTAATGGGCATCGCAGTACTGCGCCGCCAACGCGTCTGTTTCGTACGGGTCCTCGTGCAGTTGCACCGGGTTGTCGCTCTCAACGTAGCGGAAGCCCGCGTGCTGGAAGAAGTGGCGCCGGAAGGCGTAGCGCGACTCGCGGGTCGCCTCGTTACCCGTCGAGATCCAGGAGCCCCCCTTGATCAGGTTGTGGCGCGTGTCGAAGGTCGGCGTCGAGAAGTCGTCGTACCAGGGATGGATGCGGAACCCGTGGAAGGCGTAGATCGGGGTTTCGGTCCACTGCCAGACGTTGCCGATGACATCGAAGAGCTGCCCGAACCGGAAACGGTCTACCGGGCAGGACGAAGCCCAGTAGGCGAGGTTGATGTTGCCGGGAGCCTCGCGCCACTCCTGCGGGTCACGGACACCGGCCAGGTCGTGCATCCGGTACCACTCGTCCTCGCTGGGAAGGCGGATCCGTTTTCCTGTCCGGTCCGCCAGCCAATTGCAAAACGCCTTCGCTTCGAGTTGATTCACCTCCACCGGCCAGTTCCACGGGAGATCGATCACCTCGACCATGGTGCGCAGCCCCCAGCCGTGTGGGCGCTCGACCCAGAACAGCGGGTGACCGGCATCTTTGAAGTTGCGCCAGCTCCACCCCTCCTCGCTCCACCAGCGCTCCTCCCGGTACCCCCCCGCCTCCACGAAGGAGAGGAATTCACGGTTGGAGACCAGGTACTTCGACGCGGCGAACGGCTGCAACTGCGCCTCGTGGTGGCCGTACTCGTTGTCCCACCCGTAGAGGGGATGCCCCTCTTCCTTGCCCAGCACCACCTGCCCCCCGGCAACGGGAACCAGCTCGTTCTCCGGGGCCACCCCCGCATCGCGGCAGACCTCCCAGAACTCGTGACGGCGTACCCGGTCGATGGGGAGCTGGCGGATCAGCACGGATGAGGTTTCCAGGTGGATCCGCTCGTGCTCGATTCCCATAATGATGGCCCAGAAGGGGCTCTCCCAGGTGATGGGAAGGGTGAGCGGCAGGGTCTCGATCAGGCCGGTAACCAGCTCGAGCACCTGGTCCCGGTAGGCCTTGACCTCCCCGCGGGTGGGCCAGTCGTAGTGGGCCTCGTTCAGGTCGTCCCAGGACATCTCGTCCACGCCCACGGCGAACATCGCCTCCAGGCGCGGGTCGATACGCTTTTCGATGACCCGGGCGATTATCAGCTTGTTGACGAAGAACGAGGCGGTGTGCCCGAAGTAGAAGATAAGCGGATGACGAAGCCGGTCCGCCCTCAGGTAGAAGGCGCCATCGTCCTTCAGCGTGTCATAGAGCAGTTCGTCTATCGTGAACGTCGCTTTGAAGTAATCCAGTATCTCGGCGCGTTTCTGTTCCGGGTCCCCTTCGTTCAGTACGACGCTATGAGTCTTTTTGAGATCCATGTCATCCTCCACATTTTCTGTGACAACACTCCTGCCATTCTGGCTGAAGCAGCCGGCTTTCAAATAGTACCAGAACTTTTCCTGCAGTTGTCGCCCCTGGCTGCGGTAGTTTCCCGATATTTGACATCCCGGGTCATCACATTATCCTTTTCGCTGGTTTGAGCTGCCGACAAGGAAACGCTCTATGAACTGCAAGACAGCAATAGCGTGGATAGCTGCCTGCGCCGTGCTGACACTTTTCCTCCTTGGCACCGTAGGTGTTTCCATGGTGAGGATGCCCGGCAAATCCCACAAGGGACCGCTCCCCCCCCTCACCCCGGAGGAGCAAAGGATCAGCGAACGACTGCGCGAGCACGTCCTGATGCTGGCCGGACAGATCGGGGAACGGAACCTCTCCAACTACCACGCCCTCCAGGACGCGGCGCAATACGTCGGTGACCGGCTCAGGGAGTGCGGGGTCAAGGTGAGCGAGCAGAGCGAGCTGGTGGAGGGGAGAACGGTGCTGAACCTCGAAGGGGTGCTGCCGGGAAGCCGGGTTCCCGAGGAGATCGTCATCATCGGCGCCCACTACGATTCCGCCCCCGGCACGCCGGGCGCTAACGACAACGCCACCGGAGTGGCGGCGCTTTTGGAACTGGCGCGACGCTTCTGCGCCAAACGGCCGGAACGGACCCTGCGCTTCGTCGCCTTCACCAACGAGGAGCCGCCGCACTTTCAGGGCAGCACCATGGGGAGCATGTTCTACGCACGCCGCTGCAGGGAGCGCGGCGAGAATATCGTGGCCATGCTGTCCCTGGAGACCATGGGGTGCTACTCGGACCAGCCGCGGAGCCAGCAGTACCCGGCACCGCTGGACCGGTTCTATCCCGATACCGGTAATTTCATCGCCTTCGTGGGGAACGTGAAGTCGCGGGACCTCGTGCGGCGGGCCATCGGGACCTTCCGAAAGAGCGCCCGGTTCCCTTCCGAGGGGGTGGCGGCCCCGGAATCCCTCCCCGGCATCGGCTGGTCCGATCAATGGTCCTTCTGGCAGGCCGGCTACCC
Encoded here:
- a CDS encoding DUF1847 domain-containing protein, producing the protein MEKEYAEVTCASCSAVWQKKGTTNCWSGDPATAPARPGNCPADGHAAVVKETAELMKGESEDAKMAFVAARVEGLCYQPIPGSDAVNARWTRVEDTIAFAKLMGYQRIGIATCIGLLDECERLVAILKAQGFTPFSVCCKAGSIDKKELGLAESDKVRPGTFEPACNPIAQAEICNGLDTDMNMIVGLCVGHDMLFNKYSKAPVTTLVVKDRVTGHNPAAVLYGQNFYYKRLQKGPLVIK
- a CDS encoding DUF2288 domain-containing protein; amino-acid sequence: MTETREELATKVDIADWLSLRAHLERGGVVVVDPLLELAEVGAALAVDDVQKVQRWLSSALLTKPSGEQIQKWDAEKGKIFNCLIISPYVLIQEPAL
- a CDS encoding YceH family protein, with amino-acid sequence MDVTLNAIEVRVLGSLIEKELTTPEYYPLSLNALVNACNQKSNRDPVTNLDEAEVTAALDSLRFKQFALLSGAGGRVSKYRHALVEKFRFTPAELAILCELMLRGPQTVGELRTRGERMHSFADLAEVEAVLQDLMERTPPLVTRLPVQPGRKEPRYCQLLSGEPDLAELAAAPEGTRGGADSKRIAELEQEVAGLREEVAALRQTIADFKKSFE
- a CDS encoding FKBP-type peptidyl-prolyl cis-trans isomerase, which produces MAIAKQGDKVRINFTGTLEDGTIFDTTLKDTGCCDDDDCGCGDDGCDDDSCGCGGETGPMEITIGNEDFFPQIEAALVGMAPGEKKTVVIPAEDAFGEYDEDEVFAISREQLTGDIVPEVGMELELTGDDDEPVDVVVVEVNETSIVVDANHPLAGEDISYEVELVEIL
- a CDS encoding tRNA dihydrouridine synthase, with product MQTSEAFIPAGYPQSKHVLPWNPGEKPIMLAPMQGLTNRALRELFTTWVRPDVVWTEFMRVNSQSEKKLLMPGDVRECAAEENGVPLVVQLIGHGRDALVAAARTAQKAGAIHINLNMGCPYGRMTSGLTGGGMLKRPELLEEIIPALREEIRGSFSVKIRAGYDDPRQIFTLLPLFERAKVDFLVLHPRTVRQAYDGFADHAVTAEVIKETSIPVIANGDIRNAASGLGILEQTGAAGLMLGRGGIGEPMLFERLRGRAAANPDVTERRAMLHRYLSDLLPLYGKLFCGDMQVLGKIKGVVSNVEDHELERELKQLKRAKNLHSFRAAVEDLVP
- a CDS encoding MFS transporter, with the translated sequence MIDARQRRQRWLIFFILSLIYILVYFYRVSLAVVAKDVSHDLNLTPAQLGSLSSILFYVYAAAQVPLGPMIDRLGSRLVISGCGVLTAIGGILFSQAGTMGQALVARILIGIGTASVLMATFSLFSHWFTKQEFGRVSGLMVAVGNMGNLAGTAPLALAVAWIGWRNSFLTIGVMQALATVLVFLLVRDRPAAAPEMEEGEPAPAKMGMLEAWKRITTNRDFWLLAGLAFAWYGCYLAVQGLWGGPYLMEVRKLSREETGRMLMFTSIGFICGSLVIDTIARKILHSYKKTFLWGQVLLLILMVGFQGTIDQFPLWLLGTYFFCLGLAVSSGVMIYPINRSMFPVSIVGTALTSINLFVLLGAASVQQIMGMVIDAVGKTTPEATVQAFHSAFLVPVGIQAVAAALFFFARDYWEKSG
- a CDS encoding GMP reductase; translation: MFLESDIKLGFSDVLIRPKRSNLKSRAQVDLQRHFRFLHSKYDWSGIPVIAANMDTTGTFEVADRLAEHGMLTALHKHYSVAEWDAWLTNHNQGDDIYNRIMVSTGTSDSDYEKFSAIIANHPKLQFICIDVANGYAESFVEFVQKVRDTFPDKTIVAGNVVTGEMVEELLLSGADIVKVGIGPGSVCTTRVKAGVGYPQLSAVIECADAAHGLGGRIVSDGGCTCPGDVAKAFGGGADFVMLGGMLAGHDESGGQIVERGGRQFKLFYGMSSTTAMDKHSGGVAHYRASEGKTVEVPYRGPIDETVRDILGGVRSACTYVGAAALKELTKRTTFIRVQEQENRIFG
- a CDS encoding MalY/PatB family protein yields the protein MTQKKSGFDEIIDRRGTASEKWDKYRDRDIIPLWVADMDFRSPPAIIQALHERVEHGVFGYTAPPEGLAQAVIDSLEAEFGWQIRKEWITWLPGLVTGLNVSCRAVGKAGDDVITFTPVYPPFMSAPPLSGRNAINVPLVCAAGRWGVDLDALEAAVTPRTRQLLLCSPHNPVGRVWTHEELTALGEFAARHDLVICSDEIHAGLVLEPGVRHIPIASLSPEYSRRTITLMAPSKTYNVPGLGCSFAVISDDALRRAFRKAMGRIVPHVNLLGYTAAEAAYRHGEEWRQELLEYLRGNRDLVERELTALGLYVARVEATYLSWIDVRATGIADPVRFFEDAGVGLSGGSDFGLHGYVRLNFGCRRELLKEALRRMKVAVEGLSGK
- the ovoA gene encoding 5-histidylcysteine sulfoxide synthase — its product is MDLKKTHSVVLNEGDPEQKRAEILDYFKATFTIDELLYDTLKDDGAFYLRADRLRHPLIFYFGHTASFFVNKLIIARVIEKRIDPRLEAMFAVGVDEMSWDDLNEAHYDWPTRGEVKAYRDQVLELVTGLIETLPLTLPITWESPFWAIIMGIEHERIHLETSSVLIRQLPIDRVRRHEFWEVCRDAGVAPENELVPVAGGQVVLGKEEGHPLYGWDNEYGHHEAQLQPFAASKYLVSNREFLSFVEAGGYREERWWSEEGWSWRNFKDAGHPLFWVERPHGWGLRTMVEVIDLPWNWPVEVNQLEAKAFCNWLADRTGKRIRLPSEDEWYRMHDLAGVRDPQEWREAPGNINLAYWASSCPVDRFRFGQLFDVIGNVWQWTETPIYAFHGFRIHPWYDDFSTPTFDTRHNLIKGGSWISTGNEATRESRYAFRRHFFQHAGFRYVESDNPVQLHEDPYETDALAAQYCDAHYGPEHFGVPNFAKACADICLEVTSGRARGHALDLGCALGRGSFELARGFDRVTGIDFSSRFFRLAARMQEEGYLRYALPEEGEIVSYHELSLEELGLAALRDRVQFYQGDACNLPDKFAGYDLVLAANILDRLYSPRRFLTSIRGRINPGGLLVLVSPYTWVEEYTKKEEWLGGYREAGEPVWTLDALKAELSPHFRMLGEPRDVPFVIRETRRKFQHGISELTVWELT
- a CDS encoding M28 family peptidase; the encoded protein is MNCKTAIAWIAACAVLTLFLLGTVGVSMVRMPGKSHKGPLPPLTPEEQRISERLREHVLMLAGQIGERNLSNYHALQDAAQYVGDRLRECGVKVSEQSELVEGRTVLNLEGVLPGSRVPEEIVIIGAHYDSAPGTPGANDNATGVAALLELARRFCAKRPERTLRFVAFTNEEPPHFQGSTMGSMFYARRCRERGENIVAMLSLETMGCYSDQPRSQQYPAPLDRFYPDTGNFIAFVGNVKSRDLVRRAIGTFRKSARFPSEGVAAPESLPGIGWSDQWSFWQAGYPGIMVTDTAPFRYPHYHQPSDTPDRIDYQRLSRVVAGLETVVAELVGKWGKLGA